A portion of the Cololabis saira isolate AMF1-May2022 chromosome 17, fColSai1.1, whole genome shotgun sequence genome contains these proteins:
- the b3gnt2b gene encoding N-acetyllactosaminide beta-1,3-N-acetylglucosaminyltransferase 2: protein MALRRKLKITVTVMMVNLFIFILISRNGSQDKNASRKPRVPSKPFWARQTPSPAYWNHQQQIRDFQNNPVLMSNYSGGDMPDWLNDTSLGSDPCRPNLRVTTQVKDYNSLPDRFKDFLLYMRCRSYPVKRDQPGICEEPPFLLLAVKSLEPHFDRRQAIRQSWGRAGVLANRTVATVFLLGNATAVDHHPDLSRMLNYESAHHKDIVQWDFRDSFFNLTVKEVLFLEWIQTRCSGARFIFKGDDDVFVNTHRILDFLKGLSGPKARDLFVGDVITNAGPHRDKRVKYFIPESMYVGGYPPYAGGGGYLYSGDIAARLHNVSKHVALYPIDDVYTGMCMRKLGLAPEKHKGFRTFNIEEKYRSNPCAYKSLMLVHPRTPQEMIQIWSWLSRADLSCQ, encoded by the coding sequence ATGGCGCTGCGGAGGAAGCTGAAGATCACGGTGACGGTGATGATGGTGAacctcttcatcttcatcctcatctCCCGGAACGGCAGCCAGGACAAAAATGCGAGCCGCAAGCCCCGCGTCCCCTCCAAGCCCTTCTGGGCCAGGCAGACCCCCAGCCCCGCTTACTGgaaccaccagcagcagatcCGGGACTTCCAGAACAATCCCGTCCTGATGTCCAACTACAGCGGGGGGGACATGCCCGACTGGCTCAACGACACCAGTCTGGGCTCCGACCCCTGCCGGCCCAACCTCCGGGTGACCACTCAGGTGAAGGACTACAACTCTCTCCCGGACCGCTTCAAGGACTTCCTGCTCTACATGCGCTGCCGCTCGTACCCCGTCAAGAGGGACCAGCCGGGTATTTGCGAGGAGCCGCCGTTCCTGCTGCTCGCCGTCAAGTCCCTGGAGCCGCACTTTGACCGGCGCCAGGCCATCCGCCAGTCCTGGGGGCGGGCGGGCGTCCTGGCCAACCGGACCGTGGCCACGGTTTTCCTCCTGGGCAACGCCACGGCGGTGGACCACCACCCAGACCTGTCCCGGATGCTCAACTACGAGAGCGCACACCACAAAGACATAGTTCAGTGGGATTTCCGGGACTCCTTCTTCAATTTGACTGTTAAGGAAGTGCTGTTCCTGGAGTGGATCCAGACGCGCTGCTCGGGGGCTCGCTTCATCTTCAAAGGGGACGACGATGTTTTCGTCAACACCCATCGCATCCTGGACTTCCTCAAGGGCCTATCGGGGCCCAAAGCTAGGGACTTGTTTGTGGGGGACGTTATCACCAACGCGGGGCCACACAGAGACAAGAGGGTGAAATACTTTATCCCCGAGAGCATGTACGTGGGGGGGTACCCTCCGTACGCAGGAGGGGGGGGATACCTGTACTCCGGTGACATCGCCGCCCGCCTGCACAACGTCTCCAAGCACGTGGCGCTTTACCCCATAGACGACGTCTACACCGGCATGTGTATGCGGAAGTTGGGGCTGGCCCCCGAGAAGCACAAGGGCTTCAGGACCTTTAACATAGAGGAGAAGTACAGGTCCAACCCCTGCGCTTACAAGAGCTTGATGCTGGTTCACCCCAGAACGCCGCAGGAGATGATCCAGATCTGGTCGTGGCTCAGCCGAGCAGACTTGAGCTGCCAGTGA